The Nitrospinota bacterium genome has a window encoding:
- a CDS encoding Trm112 family protein: protein MALDKELLDLLACPKCKGDLTLTGAGDGLICPSCRLLYEIKDEIPVMLIDEALPLDENLKPKKP, encoded by the coding sequence ATGGCGCTGGATAAAGAACTGCTTGACCTGCTTGCCTGCCCGAAGTGCAAGGGCGATTTGACGCTGACCGGGGCGGGAGACGGGCTGATCTGCCCCTCCTGCCGCCTGTTGTACGAAATCAAGGATGAAATACCGGTCATGCTGATCGACGAAGCGTTGCCGCTGGACGAAAACCTCAAGCCGAAAAAGCCCTAG